In Pyxidicoccus xibeiensis, the following proteins share a genomic window:
- a CDS encoding trypsin-like serine protease: MAVALASLLGCQPVEEESRQRTARSPVVQGTEAPEAIAAVALIARRARCGGESPMLLCSGALIAPDVVLTAAHCLAIFGPEGPHEVYLGQVLLPEPEPQGRFARVSRAVIHPAYVPGTHAYDAALLRLAAPVAAAPFALPESTGGALATGVSVRVVGYGDTKDAQAPSGRRRQGTLTVTQVEGSAFRAGPSPSMSCVGDSGGPVLMRDGEREVLVGITASGDVACRDEAFNVRVDALLDGFIRPFLEEAPAPVVPTLPLEGLCSASCTRDAECPSGLTCVARGEGPGRCLLPALQEGDYGTTCTEDAACGTGGVCARLEPEGAGACRCFTPCAPPPPEPQAPSGADAGSGGCTSVPSSALLVLLFAWAGVLTSRRQRRDPSGRAPPPAHVGL; encoded by the coding sequence GTGGCCGTGGCACTGGCGTCGTTGCTCGGCTGCCAGCCCGTGGAGGAGGAGTCCCGGCAGCGCACGGCCCGAAGCCCCGTCGTCCAGGGCACGGAAGCACCGGAGGCCATCGCCGCGGTGGCGCTCATCGCCCGACGCGCCCGGTGTGGCGGAGAGTCGCCCATGCTGCTGTGCTCCGGAGCGCTCATCGCGCCAGATGTGGTGCTGACGGCGGCGCACTGCCTGGCCATCTTCGGGCCGGAGGGCCCGCACGAGGTCTACCTCGGACAGGTGCTGCTGCCCGAGCCGGAGCCCCAAGGCCGCTTCGCCCGCGTGTCCCGCGCGGTCATCCATCCCGCTTATGTGCCGGGGACACATGCGTACGACGCGGCGCTGCTCCGGCTCGCGGCTCCGGTGGCCGCGGCGCCGTTCGCCCTGCCGGAGTCCACGGGTGGCGCACTCGCGACAGGGGTCTCCGTGCGCGTGGTGGGCTACGGGGACACGAAAGACGCTCAGGCTCCATCCGGTCGCCGTCGGCAGGGAACGCTCACGGTGACGCAGGTGGAGGGCTCCGCCTTCCGCGCCGGGCCGTCACCCTCGATGAGCTGCGTCGGGGACAGCGGTGGCCCCGTGCTCATGCGTGACGGCGAGCGCGAGGTGCTGGTGGGAATCACGGCGAGCGGAGACGTCGCGTGCAGGGACGAGGCCTTCAACGTGCGCGTCGACGCGCTGCTCGACGGCTTCATCCGCCCCTTCCTCGAGGAGGCGCCAGCTCCCGTCGTACCCACGCTGCCGCTGGAAGGCCTCTGCAGTGCCAGTTGCACGCGGGACGCCGAGTGCCCTTCGGGGCTCACCTGTGTTGCCCGGGGCGAAGGCCCGGGCCGGTGCCTGCTGCCCGCGCTCCAGGAGGGCGACTACGGCACGACGTGTACGGAGGATGCCGCGTGTGGCACGGGCGGAGTGTGCGCGCGGCTGGAGCCGGAAGGAGCGGGCGCGTGCCGCTGCTTCACCCCCTGCGCGCCGCCTCCGCCGGAGCCGCAGGCGCCTTCCGGGGCGGATGCCGGCTCGGGCGGCTGCACGAGCGTTCCGAGCTCGGCGCTCCTCGTGCTGCTCTTCGCGTGGGCAGGCGTGCTGACGTCCCGGCGCCAACGCCGCGACCCGTCAGGACGTGCGCCGCCTCCCGCCCACGTCGGCCTCTGA
- a CDS encoding CheR family methyltransferase, producing the protein MTDRECVELLQWAAPRLRLRWDGFRRVRGQVCKRLGRRLKTLGLADAAAYRARLEADATEWDVLDSLCRVTISRFYRDRHVFDVLRDDLLPPLLAALRDRGESPFRVWSAGCASGEEPYTVSVLFRHGLQPRSPETRLELLATDADAALLERARRGCYPRGSLRELPAEWSRTAFPESGAEPCIAPEYREGLRFACQDLRTEWPEGPFHLVLCRNVAFTYFAPPLQREVLARLVERLVPGGLLVIGGHESLPEDSTDLERAAGALPVFRRP; encoded by the coding sequence ATGACGGACCGTGAATGCGTGGAGCTGCTGCAGTGGGCCGCGCCCCGGCTGCGCCTGCGCTGGGACGGCTTCCGTCGGGTGCGGGGGCAGGTGTGCAAGCGCCTCGGCCGGAGGCTCAAGACGCTGGGGCTGGCGGATGCGGCCGCGTACCGCGCGCGGCTGGAGGCGGACGCCACCGAGTGGGACGTGCTCGACTCCCTCTGTCGCGTCACCATCTCCCGCTTCTACCGGGACCGGCATGTCTTCGACGTGCTGCGAGACGACCTCCTCCCACCGCTGCTGGCGGCGCTGCGCGACAGGGGCGAGTCCCCCTTCCGTGTGTGGAGCGCCGGCTGTGCCTCGGGCGAGGAGCCCTACACCGTGAGCGTGCTCTTCCGGCACGGCCTGCAGCCCCGGTCCCCGGAGACCCGGCTGGAGCTGCTCGCCACCGACGCCGACGCGGCCCTCCTGGAGCGGGCGCGCCGGGGCTGCTATCCGCGAGGCTCCCTGCGCGAGCTGCCAGCGGAGTGGAGCCGTACCGCCTTCCCCGAGTCCGGCGCCGAACCCTGCATTGCCCCGGAGTACAGGGAGGGCCTCCGCTTCGCGTGTCAGGACCTGCGCACGGAGTGGCCGGAGGGGCCATTCCACCTCGTGCTGTGCCGCAACGTGGCCTTCACGTACTTCGCTCCACCGCTTCAGCGCGAGGTGCTCGCGCGCCTGGTGGAGCGGCTGGTGCCGGGCGGGCTGCTCGTCATTGGCGGCCACGAGTCACTTCCCGAGGATTCCACCGACCTGGAGCGCGCGGCGGGTGCACTGCCCGTGTTTCGCCGGCCCTGA
- a CDS encoding serine hydrolase domain-containing protein — translation MKPTVSGLTLSLLLISCAARQPSPTAPRAPLDDLTAADPASLGIDPAPLAAMQTALQQGTYPKTTSVLIVKSGRLVYEGYFDGAEPGTLHDTRSSMKSVTALAVGLALQDGHLTSVDAPVFTHFADLRPFAHEDALKDQVTVADLLTMSSALDCNDDVPESPGNEENMYPLQSWVRWAVDLPMKRDYTRDASGRGPFAYCTAGSFLLGQLLQRTSGEPVDRYLERRLFAPLGITRMEWPRSPTGEVMTGGGLRLASRDLARLNWMLFAGGRWAGKQVLPEAWVREALTVHRKANEQQDYGYQFWRRDLASRCGVSSAWYMSGNGGNAMLQLPDQDAVVIVTRRNYNGRGMHQQTVRLLEDHVLKALPCERATTRQGETPR, via the coding sequence TTGAAGCCCACCGTGAGCGGGTTGACGCTGTCCCTGTTGCTGATCTCCTGCGCCGCGCGTCAGCCGTCCCCCACCGCGCCCCGCGCCCCCCTGGATGACCTGACCGCGGCTGACCCAGCGAGCCTGGGCATCGACCCGGCGCCGCTGGCAGCCATGCAGACGGCCCTCCAGCAGGGCACCTATCCCAAGACGACCAGCGTGCTCATCGTCAAGAGCGGCAGGCTCGTCTACGAGGGCTACTTCGACGGCGCGGAGCCCGGCACGCTCCATGACACGCGCTCCTCGATGAAGTCCGTCACCGCGCTCGCCGTGGGCCTCGCACTCCAGGACGGCCATCTCACCTCGGTGGACGCGCCCGTCTTCACCCACTTCGCGGACCTGCGGCCCTTCGCGCACGAGGACGCGCTCAAGGACCAGGTGACGGTCGCCGACCTGCTGACCATGTCCTCGGCCCTCGACTGCAATGACGACGTCCCCGAGAGCCCCGGCAACGAGGAGAACATGTATCCCCTCCAGTCCTGGGTGCGCTGGGCGGTGGACCTGCCCATGAAGCGGGACTACACGCGGGACGCCTCCGGCCGGGGCCCCTTCGCCTACTGCACCGCTGGTAGCTTCCTGCTCGGCCAGCTCCTCCAGCGGACCTCGGGCGAGCCTGTCGACCGGTACCTCGAGCGGCGCCTCTTCGCTCCGCTCGGCATCACCCGGATGGAGTGGCCCCGCTCGCCCACGGGCGAGGTGATGACGGGCGGAGGACTGCGCCTCGCGTCACGGGACCTGGCGCGCCTCAACTGGATGCTCTTCGCTGGAGGCCGCTGGGCCGGGAAGCAGGTGCTGCCCGAGGCCTGGGTCCGCGAGGCCCTGACGGTGCACCGGAAGGCAAACGAGCAGCAGGACTATGGGTACCAGTTCTGGCGGCGGGACCTCGCCTCTCGCTGCGGGGTCTCGTCCGCCTGGTACATGTCCGGCAACGGGGGCAACGCCATGCTGCAGCTCCCCGACCAGGACGCGGTGGTCATCGTCACCCGGCGCAACTACAACGGCCGGGGCATGCACCAGCAGACCGTCCGGCTCCTGGAAGACCATGTGCTCAAGGCGCTCCCGTGCGAGCGCGCCACGACGCGGCAGGGCGAGACACCCCGCTGA
- a CDS encoding M3 family metallopeptidase: MWHDAPAFPMDSGGIPLKRLTALTLSAALAATGCSHGTAATEPAPQQAQAATPAPTQAAPAAEARQPLPPPTGSTLLAGTVEAFTAACTADLERVRASVTTLKGLDARKDGQAVLAAYDEATAALASSANRSSLAREVHPEAAFRDAARECEQRVDSANVELSQDRGVYDALASVDLSGADASTKYWMERALLDFRRAGVDRDDATRARVKSLNEELLKLGQQFGQNISEDVRKATFTPKELDGLPEDYRKAHPPGKDGKVVLTTNYPDYFPFMVYAKDGKAREKLWRTYRQRAFPKNQQVLSQLIAKRHELATLLGYENWAAYTTETKMTRTRKVAADFIDRMAVATEPRAKQEYADLLARKQKDVPGAKTLEPWDQDYYEDRLRAERFGFDSQTVRPYFEYGRVKQGLLDITARMWGLTYQPVKDAQVWHPEVEAYDVLEGSTLLGRIYLDMHPRDDKYKHAAQFDLVAGQAGKRYPEATLVCNFPRPNELMTHDEVETFFHEFGHLLHAVFAGDLKWSGIAGTRVEWDFVETPSMLLQQWPVNAQVLAGFAKHHQTSEAIPEELVTKLRASKEFGKALWTRRQLFLSAVSLDFYSRQPGFDTSKAMVALQQKLSPFRHEYRDNTHFELSFGHLDGYSAAYYTYLWSSVIAKDLETEFQKHGYLDRETAMKYRRTVLEPGGSKPAADLVKDFLGREYGFDAYKAYLDGKQ; this comes from the coding sequence ATGTGGCATGACGCTCCGGCGTTTCCGATGGACTCCGGAGGAATCCCCTTGAAGAGACTGACTGCTCTCACCCTGTCCGCCGCGCTGGCGGCGACCGGCTGCTCGCATGGCACCGCGGCCACCGAGCCCGCGCCCCAGCAGGCCCAGGCCGCCACCCCCGCCCCCACCCAGGCCGCGCCCGCGGCGGAGGCCCGCCAGCCGCTCCCGCCCCCCACCGGCTCCACCCTGCTCGCCGGCACCGTGGAGGCCTTCACCGCCGCCTGCACCGCGGACCTGGAGCGCGTGCGCGCCAGCGTCACCACGCTCAAGGGACTGGATGCGCGCAAGGACGGCCAGGCCGTGCTCGCCGCGTATGACGAGGCCACCGCCGCGCTCGCCTCGTCTGCCAACCGCTCCAGCCTCGCTCGCGAGGTGCATCCGGAGGCGGCCTTCCGCGACGCCGCGCGCGAGTGCGAGCAGCGCGTGGACTCCGCCAACGTGGAGCTGTCGCAGGACCGCGGCGTCTATGACGCCCTGGCCTCGGTGGACCTGTCCGGCGCGGACGCGTCCACGAAGTACTGGATGGAGCGCGCGCTGCTCGACTTCCGCCGCGCCGGCGTGGACCGGGACGACGCCACCCGCGCCCGGGTGAAGTCGCTCAACGAAGAGCTGCTCAAGCTGGGGCAGCAGTTCGGGCAGAACATCTCCGAGGACGTGCGCAAGGCCACCTTCACCCCGAAGGAGCTGGACGGCCTGCCGGAGGACTACCGGAAGGCGCACCCGCCGGGGAAGGACGGCAAGGTGGTCCTCACCACCAACTACCCCGACTACTTCCCCTTCATGGTGTACGCGAAGGACGGCAAGGCGCGCGAGAAGCTGTGGCGCACCTACCGCCAGCGCGCCTTCCCGAAGAACCAGCAGGTGCTCTCGCAGCTCATCGCGAAGCGGCACGAGCTGGCCACGCTGCTGGGCTACGAGAACTGGGCCGCGTACACCACCGAGACGAAGATGACCCGCACGCGCAAGGTGGCGGCGGACTTCATCGACCGGATGGCGGTGGCCACCGAGCCGCGCGCGAAGCAGGAGTACGCGGACCTGCTGGCGCGCAAGCAGAAGGACGTGCCCGGCGCGAAGACGCTGGAGCCGTGGGACCAGGACTACTACGAGGACCGGCTGCGCGCCGAGCGCTTCGGCTTCGACTCGCAGACGGTGCGCCCCTACTTCGAGTACGGCCGCGTCAAGCAAGGCCTGCTCGACATCACCGCCCGTATGTGGGGCCTCACCTACCAGCCGGTGAAGGACGCCCAGGTGTGGCACCCGGAGGTGGAGGCGTACGACGTGCTCGAGGGCAGCACGCTGCTGGGCCGCATCTACCTGGACATGCACCCGCGCGACGACAAGTACAAGCACGCGGCGCAGTTCGACCTCGTGGCGGGCCAGGCCGGCAAGCGCTACCCGGAGGCGACGCTGGTGTGCAACTTCCCGCGCCCCAACGAGCTGATGACGCACGACGAGGTGGAGACCTTCTTCCACGAGTTCGGCCACCTGCTGCACGCCGTCTTCGCCGGTGACTTGAAGTGGAGCGGCATCGCCGGCACCCGCGTGGAGTGGGACTTCGTGGAGACGCCGTCCATGCTGCTGCAGCAGTGGCCCGTCAATGCCCAGGTGCTGGCCGGCTTCGCCAAGCACCACCAGACCAGCGAGGCGATTCCCGAGGAGCTGGTGACGAAGCTGCGCGCGTCGAAGGAGTTCGGCAAGGCGCTGTGGACGCGGCGGCAGCTGTTCCTGTCCGCGGTGAGCCTGGACTTCTACTCGCGCCAGCCGGGCTTCGACACCAGCAAGGCCATGGTGGCCCTCCAGCAGAAGCTCAGCCCCTTCCGTCACGAGTACCGCGACAACACCCACTTCGAGCTGTCCTTCGGCCACCTGGATGGGTACTCGGCGGCGTACTACACGTACCTGTGGTCCTCCGTCATCGCGAAGGACCTGGAGACGGAGTTCCAGAAGCACGGGTACCTGGACCGGGAGACGGCGATGAAGTACCGCCGCACCGTGCTGGAGCCCGGCGGCTCCAAGCCCGCCGCCGACCTGGTGAAGGACTTCCTCGGCCGCGAGTACGGCTTCGACGCGTACAAGGCGTACCTCGACGGGAAGCAGTAG
- a CDS encoding R3H domain-containing nucleic acid-binding protein: protein MTPPHADAVADDFLLLVSVLPGPLQAAVRALPPQQVLEVVMDLGRPPEARLVDRVERLREEPVLREDLEHVLAQVGPPGDDNRAGIERTLHRVSAIRNRKGKVVGLTLRVGRAIFGTIDMLKDLIGSGRNLLLLGRPGVGKTTKLREVARVLADDLRKRVMVVDTSNEIGGDGDVPHPGIGAARRMQVSRPDRQHDVMIEAVENHMPEAIIVDEIGTSAEAAAARTIAERGVQLVATAHGNTLENLVLNPTLSDLVGGVHTVTLSDEEARRRRTQKTISERKAPPTFDIVVEMVGREEVLVHPDTASAVDRLLAGLDVGGERRKQDADSGEVAVEAVPAQPSTLPALRPVRMAGAGAGAGSASEAFQARAPGTGGQTKVYAHAVSRDLLQRVLRDLPVDVRLVSRLDAADLVVTLRSRANDPRLRRTAEKTGARVEVVKRNSSAELRRVLKTAFNVVEGVDEDQVREAVAEVEHAIERVLSEGVSVPLAPRPPRLRKLQHRLVSRYHLEAVSQGSEPLRHLTIYPLGAEVDAALAQEEAEGSA, encoded by the coding sequence ATGACACCGCCGCATGCCGATGCCGTCGCCGACGACTTCCTGCTGCTGGTGAGCGTGCTGCCGGGCCCGCTGCAGGCAGCGGTGCGAGCGCTACCGCCTCAGCAAGTGTTGGAGGTGGTGATGGACCTGGGGCGCCCGCCGGAGGCCCGGCTCGTGGACCGGGTGGAGCGGCTGCGCGAGGAGCCGGTGCTCCGGGAAGATTTGGAGCACGTGCTGGCGCAGGTGGGGCCGCCGGGGGACGACAACCGCGCCGGCATCGAGCGCACGCTGCACCGCGTCTCCGCCATCCGCAACCGCAAGGGCAAGGTGGTGGGGCTGACGCTGCGGGTGGGGCGGGCCATCTTCGGCACCATCGACATGCTGAAGGACCTCATCGGCTCGGGGCGCAACCTCCTGCTGCTGGGGCGGCCCGGCGTGGGCAAGACGACGAAGCTGCGCGAGGTGGCGCGCGTGCTGGCGGACGACCTGCGCAAGCGGGTCATGGTGGTGGACACCTCCAACGAGATTGGCGGGGACGGCGACGTGCCCCACCCCGGCATCGGCGCCGCCCGGCGGATGCAGGTGTCGCGGCCGGACCGGCAGCACGACGTGATGATTGAGGCCGTGGAGAACCACATGCCGGAGGCCATCATCGTCGACGAGATTGGCACCTCGGCGGAGGCGGCGGCGGCGCGGACGATTGCCGAGCGCGGCGTGCAGCTGGTGGCGACGGCGCACGGCAACACGCTGGAGAACCTGGTGCTGAACCCCACGCTGTCGGACCTCGTGGGCGGGGTGCACACGGTGACGCTGAGCGACGAGGAGGCGCGGCGCCGGCGGACGCAGAAGACCATCAGCGAGCGCAAGGCGCCGCCCACCTTCGACATCGTGGTGGAGATGGTGGGCCGGGAAGAGGTGCTGGTGCACCCGGACACGGCCTCGGCGGTGGACCGGCTGCTGGCGGGCCTGGACGTGGGCGGCGAGCGCCGCAAGCAGGACGCGGACTCCGGCGAGGTGGCCGTGGAGGCGGTGCCGGCGCAGCCGTCCACGCTGCCGGCGCTCCGGCCGGTGCGGATGGCGGGCGCGGGGGCAGGGGCGGGGAGCGCCTCCGAGGCCTTCCAGGCCCGGGCGCCGGGGACGGGCGGACAGACGAAGGTGTACGCGCACGCGGTGAGCCGGGACTTGCTGCAGCGGGTGCTGCGGGACTTGCCGGTGGACGTGCGGCTGGTGAGCCGGCTGGACGCGGCGGACCTGGTGGTGACGCTGCGCTCGCGGGCGAACGACCCGCGGCTGCGGCGCACGGCGGAGAAGACGGGCGCGCGGGTGGAGGTGGTGAAGCGCAACAGCTCGGCGGAGCTGCGCCGGGTGCTGAAGACGGCCTTCAACGTGGTGGAGGGCGTGGACGAGGACCAGGTGCGCGAGGCCGTGGCCGAAGTCGAGCACGCGATTGAGCGCGTGCTCAGCGAGGGCGTCTCGGTGCCGCTGGCGCCCCGGCCTCCGAGGCTGCGCAAGCTCCAGCACCGGCTGGTGAGCCGCTACCACCTGGAGGCGGTGAGCCAGGGCAGCGAGCCGCTGCGCCACCTGACCATCTACCCGCTGGGCGCGGAGGTGGACGCCGCGCTCGCGCAGGAGGAGGCCGAGGGAAGCGCGTAG
- a CDS encoding DUF1592 domain-containing protein has translation MKPRLRRGRSWRMLAGAGCALLLAGCDGDNLPRARVLPGDMPGPDIPPPPPPGTQQPMDECKDVPKDPGSVTLHRLNRAEYDATVRDLLGDTTRPARDFPTDDHGYGFDNNADVLSMSPLLMEKYSTAAEKLVEAAWKKGLFNTCALDGADPKPCARDLLSRFARRAWRRPVTKDEVDRLVDFVALAQRHGDPAEAGVKLALRSVLVSPHFLFRVEKDPDPKSATPHRLDDFELATRLSYFLWSSMPDEALLSAAEAGRLSDPRELEAQVRRMLADPKANALVENFAGQWLYTRALDTAEPDRTLYGTFNEDLRKAMRQETELVFREFITGNHKLRELVDAPFTYVNDALATHYGLPLPGSSTPRRVDLSRHPERAGIFGHGSLLTVTSNPDRTSPVQRGVWVLEQLLCMPPPPPPPDVENLPPPLTPDMTMRERMALHRSSPACQGCHRMMDPLGLALENYDPIGRWRLQEVSGAPVDATGELPDGNILDGSEAMRRFVKSDPKLPACFTEHLLTYALGRGMSKADECAVKEMAATAEASGGRLSDYILSIVLSDHFTQRRGETEAWQP, from the coding sequence GTGAAACCCAGGCTTCGAAGAGGACGGAGCTGGCGGATGCTGGCGGGCGCGGGATGCGCGCTGCTGCTCGCCGGCTGCGATGGAGACAACCTTCCCCGGGCCCGGGTGCTCCCTGGAGACATGCCGGGGCCGGACATCCCTCCACCGCCGCCGCCGGGTACGCAGCAGCCCATGGACGAGTGCAAGGACGTGCCGAAGGACCCTGGCAGCGTCACCCTGCACCGGCTCAACCGCGCCGAGTACGACGCCACCGTGCGCGACTTGCTGGGCGACACCACCCGGCCCGCCCGGGACTTCCCGACGGATGACCACGGCTACGGCTTCGACAACAACGCGGACGTGCTCAGCATGTCGCCGCTGCTGATGGAGAAGTACTCCACCGCGGCGGAGAAGCTGGTGGAGGCGGCCTGGAAGAAGGGGCTGTTCAACACCTGCGCGCTGGACGGGGCCGACCCGAAGCCCTGCGCCAGGGACCTCCTGTCCCGCTTCGCCCGCCGCGCCTGGCGCCGGCCGGTGACGAAGGACGAGGTGGACCGGCTGGTGGACTTCGTCGCGCTGGCCCAGCGCCATGGAGACCCGGCGGAGGCGGGCGTGAAGCTGGCGCTGCGCTCGGTGCTGGTGTCCCCGCACTTCCTCTTCCGCGTGGAGAAGGACCCGGACCCGAAGTCCGCCACGCCGCACCGGCTCGACGACTTCGAGCTGGCCACCCGGCTGTCCTACTTCCTGTGGAGCAGCATGCCGGACGAGGCGCTCCTGTCCGCCGCCGAGGCGGGCCGGCTGAGCGACCCGCGGGAGCTGGAGGCCCAGGTGCGCCGCATGCTCGCGGACCCGAAGGCGAATGCCCTGGTGGAGAACTTCGCCGGCCAGTGGCTCTACACCCGCGCGCTGGACACCGCGGAGCCGGACCGGACGCTCTACGGCACCTTCAACGAGGACCTGCGGAAGGCCATGCGCCAGGAGACGGAGCTCGTCTTCCGCGAGTTCATCACCGGCAACCACAAGCTGAGGGAGCTGGTCGACGCGCCCTTCACGTACGTGAATGACGCGCTGGCCACGCACTACGGCCTGCCCCTGCCGGGCAGCAGCACGCCCCGGCGCGTGGACCTGTCCCGCCACCCGGAGCGAGCGGGCATCTTCGGCCATGGCTCGCTGCTCACCGTCACCTCCAACCCGGACCGCACCTCGCCGGTGCAGCGCGGCGTGTGGGTGCTGGAGCAGCTGCTGTGCATGCCGCCACCGCCGCCACCTCCGGACGTGGAGAACCTGCCGCCGCCCCTCACGCCGGACATGACGATGCGGGAGCGGATGGCGCTGCACCGCAGCTCGCCGGCGTGCCAGGGCTGCCACCGGATGATGGACCCGCTGGGGCTGGCGCTGGAGAACTACGACCCCATCGGCCGCTGGCGCCTGCAGGAGGTGAGCGGCGCCCCGGTGGACGCCACGGGCGAGCTGCCCGACGGCAACATCCTCGATGGCTCCGAGGCCATGCGGCGCTTCGTGAAGAGCGACCCGAAGCTGCCCGCGTGCTTCACCGAGCACCTGCTCACCTACGCGCTCGGCCGCGGCATGTCCAAGGCGGACGAGTGTGCAGTGAAGGAGATGGCCGCCACGGCGGAGGCCAGCGGCGGCCGTCTCAGTGACTACATCCTCAGCATCGTCCTCAGCGACCACTTCACCCAGCGGCGCGGCGAGACGGAGGCCTGGCAGCCATGA
- a CDS encoding DUF1552 domain-containing protein, translated as MSKKFQLSRRTLLRGAGALMALPVLEQMVPQAAHAAPGAAPRRLAVFYTPNGIHMPKWTPSATGASWELTPTLQPLAPVKSDVLVLSGLANYPGLPDGDGHHAAATAAFLSCAKAFKTEGTDFRVGISMDQVIAKHLASKKATRFPSLELGNDAGRGIGNCDSGYACPYANNIAWAGPTTPVAKETRPKAVFDRLFAGFDPNATQAQVEKRRAYGKSIIDFVRDDASALKTQLGTSDLRKLDEYFTGVRDLEKQVEAIEAEGPSCNPGSAPDDNEDPRVKTKAMMDLIVLAFQCDLTRVATFMLANARSNKVYGFLGLPGGHHTYSHHQKVQANYDALATIDRWEVEQYAYLLQRMKGIQEGNGKSLLDNSMVYFSSEVADGNSHEHRNLPVLLAGSGGGALLPGRHVRYNGEPLANLYISLMQAMGVTGITTFGDNGTGPLGRLAG; from the coding sequence ATGAGCAAGAAGTTTCAACTCTCCCGGAGGACCCTCCTGCGTGGCGCGGGCGCGCTGATGGCGCTCCCCGTGCTGGAACAGATGGTGCCCCAGGCGGCCCACGCCGCGCCGGGCGCCGCGCCCCGACGGCTGGCCGTCTTCTACACGCCCAATGGCATCCACATGCCGAAGTGGACGCCGTCCGCCACGGGTGCGAGCTGGGAGCTGACGCCCACGCTGCAGCCGCTGGCCCCGGTGAAGAGCGACGTGCTCGTCCTCAGCGGCCTGGCCAACTACCCCGGCCTACCGGACGGAGACGGCCACCACGCCGCCGCCACCGCCGCCTTCCTGAGCTGCGCCAAGGCCTTCAAGACGGAGGGCACCGACTTCCGCGTGGGCATCTCCATGGACCAGGTCATCGCCAAACACCTGGCGTCGAAGAAGGCCACGCGGTTTCCCTCGCTGGAGCTGGGCAACGACGCGGGCCGCGGCATCGGCAACTGCGACTCCGGCTACGCGTGCCCCTACGCGAACAACATCGCCTGGGCGGGCCCGACGACGCCCGTGGCCAAGGAGACGCGGCCCAAGGCCGTGTTCGACCGGCTCTTCGCCGGCTTCGACCCGAACGCCACCCAGGCGCAGGTGGAGAAGCGCCGCGCGTACGGCAAGAGCATCATCGACTTCGTGCGCGACGACGCCTCGGCGCTGAAGACGCAGCTGGGCACGTCCGACCTGCGCAAGCTGGACGAGTACTTCACCGGCGTGCGGGACTTGGAGAAGCAGGTGGAGGCCATCGAGGCGGAAGGGCCCTCGTGCAACCCGGGCAGCGCGCCGGACGACAACGAGGACCCGCGCGTGAAGACGAAGGCGATGATGGACCTCATCGTCCTGGCCTTCCAGTGCGACCTCACCCGCGTGGCCACCTTCATGCTGGCCAACGCGCGCAGCAACAAGGTGTACGGCTTCCTCGGACTTCCCGGCGGGCACCACACGTACTCGCACCACCAGAAGGTGCAGGCCAACTATGACGCGCTGGCCACCATCGACCGGTGGGAGGTGGAGCAGTACGCGTACCTCCTCCAGCGCATGAAGGGCATCCAGGAGGGGAACGGGAAGTCGCTGCTCGACAACTCGATGGTCTACTTCTCCAGCGAGGTTGCCGACGGCAACTCGCACGAGCACAGGAACCTGCCCGTCCTGCTGGCCGGCAGCGGCGGCGGGGCGCTCCTGCCGGGCCGGCACGTGCGCTACAACGGCGAGCCGCTCGCCAACCTGTACATCTCCCTGATGCAGGCCATGGGCGTGACGGGCATCACCACCTTCGGTGACAACGGCACCGGTCCGCTGGGCCGGCTCGCGGGGTAG